The following are from one region of the Halomonas qaidamensis genome:
- a CDS encoding 6-carboxytetrahydropterin synthase: protein MALFVNHLSHIDVSLWCPTKGLIGCSWQVDAQLDGELGEDGMLFDFGEVKPWIKRTLDNGLDHTLLVPINAPGVEVTDCDEGICIRTASPYEMEVRGPAQAFSLLPWDNITLERVTRYLSAQLTEQRPKNVHNVTLVLKDECIDGAAYSYTHGLKRHLGNCQRIAHGHRSRLYIWQQQARQPALENHWAAWLDNRYLLEKADIENQIDGKLTCRYLSAQGTFSITLPQDRCCILPKPTTVENIALWLANNIAQHSGHKTLVQAFEGIDKGATAEALP from the coding sequence ATGGCATTATTTGTAAATCATCTTAGCCATATTGATGTGTCATTATGGTGCCCAACGAAAGGGTTAATAGGCTGTAGTTGGCAAGTGGATGCCCAGTTAGACGGGGAGTTAGGCGAAGACGGCATGCTTTTTGATTTCGGAGAAGTAAAGCCGTGGATTAAGCGCACGCTGGACAATGGTCTAGACCATACGCTGCTCGTACCTATCAACGCGCCCGGCGTGGAGGTTACTGACTGTGATGAAGGTATCTGTATACGCACAGCATCTCCCTACGAAATGGAAGTTCGCGGCCCCGCCCAGGCGTTTAGCTTGCTCCCTTGGGACAACATCACCCTTGAGCGCGTTACACGCTACTTAAGCGCACAGCTAACCGAACAACGACCCAAAAACGTACATAACGTCACGTTAGTACTTAAAGACGAGTGTATTGACGGCGCGGCCTATAGTTATACGCACGGTTTGAAGCGGCATCTTGGTAACTGCCAGCGTATTGCCCATGGTCACCGCTCGCGCTTGTATATTTGGCAACAACAGGCACGGCAACCAGCACTTGAAAACCACTGGGCAGCCTGGCTTGATAATCGCTACCTGCTTGAAAAAGCCGATATTGAAAACCAGATTGACGGGAAGCTAACGTGTCGATACCTCTCAGCACAAGGTACGTTTTCCATCACCCTGCCTCAAGATCGCTGCTGCATACTACCTAAGCCAACAACCGTCGAAAATATTGCTTTATGGCTTGCCAATAACATTGCACAGCACAGCGGCCATAAAACATTGGTTCAGGCATTTGAAGGAATTGATAAAGGAGCTACCGCTGAAGCTTTGCCATGA
- a CDS encoding YkgJ family cysteine cluster protein — MSNHVFATDTAACRAGCGACCIAPSITSYIPGMPDGKPAGVRCVQLSDDYLCKLFEDPSRPAVCEQFNYDTDVCGEHREEALTTLNWLESTTR; from the coding sequence ATGAGTAATCACGTATTTGCCACAGACACCGCCGCCTGCCGAGCAGGCTGCGGTGCTTGCTGTATTGCACCGTCTATCACTTCTTATATACCCGGTATGCCTGATGGCAAACCTGCAGGGGTTCGGTGCGTGCAGTTAAGTGATGACTATTTATGCAAGTTATTTGAAGATCCTAGCCGTCCAGCTGTGTGTGAGCAGTTTAACTATGATACCGATGTATGCGGCGAGCACCGAGAAGAGGCACTCACCACACTTAACTGGCTAGAATCAACGACGCGTTAA
- the queE gene encoding 7-carboxy-7-deazaguanine synthase encodes MYHVKEAFYTLQGEGAQAGRASVFCRFSGCNLWSGREIDRASAKCSFCDTDFIGTDGVNGGRFSTPSALAQHIEDLWPAEAKHATPYVVFTGGEPLLQLDSLLIATLHSVGFEVAVETNGTVLPPPGIDWLCVSPKGKNPLVVTRGDELKLVFPQTTAPPTQFANLDFKHFFLQPMDHGVPEKNLETVQATTAYCMANPQWRLSLQTHKIAGFE; translated from the coding sequence ATGTATCACGTTAAAGAAGCGTTTTACACCTTACAAGGTGAAGGCGCACAGGCAGGCCGTGCCAGCGTATTTTGTCGTTTTAGCGGCTGCAATCTTTGGTCTGGACGTGAAATTGATCGTGCTAGCGCAAAGTGCTCTTTTTGCGACACCGATTTTATCGGCACGGATGGCGTTAACGGAGGCCGTTTCAGTACACCCAGTGCGCTCGCTCAGCATATAGAGGATCTCTGGCCAGCCGAGGCAAAGCATGCAACGCCCTATGTTGTTTTTACCGGTGGGGAACCACTACTGCAACTTGATTCTTTATTGATCGCAACACTACATAGCGTTGGGTTCGAAGTAGCCGTTGAAACCAATGGTACGGTATTACCACCGCCAGGAATTGATTGGTTATGCGTTAGCCCTAAGGGCAAAAACCCACTGGTGGTCACTCGAGGCGATGAACTAAAATTGGTTTTCCCACAGACTACGGCGCCGCCAACTCAGTTTGCCAACTTGGACTTCAAACACTTTTTTTTGCAGCCAATGGATCACGGCGTTCCAGAGAAAAATCTTGAGACGGTGCAGGCCACTACTGCTTATTGCATGGCTAACCCCCAGTGGCGTTTATCGCTTCAAACGCACAAAATTGCAGGGTTTGAGTAA
- a CDS encoding AAA family ATPase — translation MRDARETDQLTLFGHFSLSQGEDVLTHFSYDKVKALLVYLLLHRQPVNRASLAELLWPDQGLSSGRTNLRHALHCLRQSMGDNADQVLNVSRQTIAFQLPAQWRVDLHELQQLLEGPRDLANLEEVMACYQGDLIEELQLANCSEFQRWLVQVRNEWRQRVIRFAEQVLDAHTDVPDNLLEGLVSRFSGYGPFHERRVRQLAEQNQMAAAHEQYNSYLQLLALSGQQPEPSFLQLANYWSDGHHDPRVMSPQGAFSRVLAADSKPLREDEIELRQLSVMAIRLKLQGDWQDRAATRNCLALQLELLRWLEQQCHHLGGFWLPGATGGLGLACFGTHGPAHQLAELVALYEHCRQALPQESQRHWSGEGEPPKFELAAGLNSGRVVYLPERQLADPLGQVTQVALELMSAAEGSELVISQEASQHMPPALDLQPRLVSRLVASDGRVRLRALVLGVNEGGRDALPPSLVGRETSLRTLRDALARAGIGLRQSVLVRGASGMGKSALMVGFRQLELSRDAAICWQPTTRLSVLEPYGVARTLLTWYLEASPTCAAIRQLQETLSLEPLDDERQQLLEEALGVRDVQEVAQLIQNGEAIELVVKLLHRLIDYQASSRTLVLMIDDLQWLDEPSFKVLAGLQARLPINTAFMLVASHHGRESLPVKLHWDQQVTLGRLDALQSSRLLSQLSRRYRIHLSPRLRNQIIERCDGVPLYMQEICRRLDMDRREGRSVQFDELPKGLLGLLASRIDQLEGDREIAHVAAVLGKRFRLDFLQECSGWEKPRLAQAIEHMRQLEIIEPVDKEGGEPEHQFSHQLLQEAAYLSCPRDVRVKLHQQVVTLIEERFPMWISRHPGDFATHLRRSGHYARGARYFELSAREALKVSANRTALRMADFGLASLRHVEHEVEREVSLLTVRGQAAFALEGHGSPTAHESFVRARELLRQSSSESTEDPEDLEQIFLVKWGLWVGRSQRYAHADAFALASTLADIAGRLEDPRYQRLADYARAHCEYWAGSIQQAHDHLDEIDPLNAPMMIEWLPFSDHPQVTAACFQGWALCLRGDYQRAERHVSSAIRLAEKIGHPGTLAMALMFAAALYRQLGHVHLAARHAERAAAMTGTPDLQLWQISAQGILGWQRALAGDQTGLVQLRHSLDQMAELNGRDRYQRPVLWYSDACIELGELKAAEDYLDQCLVIAKERTTLFLPELATQLAKVRDLLGHPANEVKALTEMAINQAREHGNRHQELAALELWLTRIAPSDLQAKEAFRRLLSEVSHSDAPVLVRWVSLLDRRLPHAVSVENEI, via the coding sequence ATGCGCGATGCTCGTGAGACAGACCAACTGACCCTGTTTGGCCATTTTTCTTTGTCACAAGGAGAAGATGTGCTGACGCACTTCAGTTATGACAAAGTAAAAGCGCTGCTCGTGTATTTGTTGTTACACCGGCAACCTGTCAATCGGGCATCGCTCGCGGAATTGCTATGGCCAGATCAAGGGCTGTCATCGGGCAGGACGAATCTGCGTCATGCACTTCACTGTCTGCGGCAATCGATGGGAGATAATGCTGATCAAGTATTGAACGTCTCTCGCCAAACCATCGCATTTCAATTGCCGGCTCAATGGCGGGTTGACTTGCATGAATTGCAACAATTATTGGAAGGGCCGCGGGATTTAGCCAACCTCGAAGAGGTGATGGCGTGTTACCAGGGCGATTTAATAGAAGAGCTTCAACTCGCCAACTGCAGCGAATTCCAGCGTTGGTTAGTTCAGGTACGAAATGAATGGCGTCAACGGGTTATTCGTTTTGCTGAGCAGGTACTAGATGCCCACACCGATGTGCCTGACAATTTATTGGAAGGATTAGTTAGTCGTTTTTCAGGCTATGGACCCTTTCATGAGCGACGGGTTCGCCAATTGGCTGAGCAAAACCAGATGGCAGCGGCTCATGAGCAGTACAACAGCTATTTACAATTACTAGCGCTTTCTGGTCAGCAGCCCGAACCGAGCTTTCTACAGCTTGCTAATTATTGGTCAGACGGTCACCACGATCCGCGCGTAATGAGCCCGCAAGGCGCTTTTTCTCGCGTGTTAGCAGCAGATAGTAAACCGCTTCGCGAAGATGAAATTGAGCTACGCCAGCTGTCGGTAATGGCCATTCGGCTTAAATTGCAAGGCGATTGGCAAGATCGTGCTGCTACTCGTAATTGCTTGGCGCTCCAGCTAGAGTTGCTGCGTTGGTTAGAACAGCAATGTCATCACTTAGGTGGTTTTTGGTTGCCTGGTGCAACAGGTGGGCTTGGTTTGGCCTGTTTCGGTACTCATGGACCAGCACATCAGCTAGCAGAGCTTGTCGCTCTGTATGAGCACTGTCGCCAAGCGTTACCTCAAGAGTCGCAGCGTCACTGGAGTGGTGAAGGAGAACCTCCAAAATTCGAGCTTGCCGCAGGTCTTAATAGCGGAAGGGTGGTTTACCTTCCAGAGCGACAGTTAGCGGATCCGTTGGGCCAGGTTACTCAAGTGGCGCTGGAGCTAATGAGTGCGGCAGAAGGTAGCGAATTGGTAATCTCTCAAGAAGCGAGCCAACACATGCCGCCTGCGCTGGATTTACAGCCGCGGCTAGTGTCTCGCTTGGTGGCCAGCGATGGCCGTGTTCGTTTGAGAGCGCTTGTGTTGGGTGTCAATGAAGGTGGTAGGGATGCGCTGCCACCTAGTTTAGTGGGGCGAGAAACATCTCTACGTACACTTAGAGACGCGCTGGCGAGAGCGGGTATAGGGCTGCGTCAAAGCGTTTTAGTACGCGGTGCCTCTGGGATGGGTAAATCCGCTCTCATGGTGGGTTTTCGCCAGTTAGAGCTTAGCCGCGATGCTGCGATTTGTTGGCAGCCAACAACGCGGTTATCAGTATTAGAACCCTATGGCGTTGCTCGCACTTTACTTACTTGGTACTTAGAAGCGTCACCAACCTGTGCGGCTATACGGCAGTTACAGGAAACGCTGTCATTGGAGCCTTTAGATGATGAGCGTCAGCAGCTTCTTGAAGAGGCTCTGGGTGTTCGTGATGTTCAGGAAGTTGCACAGCTGATCCAAAACGGTGAAGCAATAGAGTTGGTAGTAAAGCTTTTACATCGCTTAATAGATTATCAAGCCAGTTCACGTACATTAGTATTGATGATTGACGACCTGCAGTGGCTTGATGAGCCCTCTTTTAAGGTGCTTGCTGGTTTACAGGCACGTCTACCTATTAATACGGCTTTTATGTTAGTGGCTAGCCACCATGGTCGAGAGTCACTTCCGGTCAAGCTGCATTGGGATCAGCAAGTCACCCTGGGAAGGTTGGATGCCCTCCAATCCTCACGCTTGCTTTCGCAGTTATCCCGTCGTTACCGCATTCATTTAAGCCCGCGGCTGCGTAATCAAATTATTGAGCGTTGCGACGGTGTGCCGCTCTATATGCAAGAGATTTGTCGGCGTCTGGATATGGATCGTCGTGAAGGCCGTAGCGTGCAGTTTGATGAGCTACCAAAAGGGTTATTAGGGCTGCTTGCCAGCCGTATTGACCAGCTTGAAGGCGATCGGGAAATTGCCCATGTTGCAGCAGTGCTAGGTAAGCGGTTCCGCCTTGATTTTCTGCAAGAGTGTAGCGGTTGGGAAAAACCGCGTTTGGCTCAAGCTATTGAGCATATGCGACAGCTGGAAATTATCGAGCCAGTAGATAAAGAGGGGGGGGAGCCAGAGCATCAGTTTAGCCACCAGCTGCTGCAAGAAGCTGCTTATCTTTCGTGCCCAAGAGATGTACGCGTTAAGCTTCATCAGCAGGTAGTTACACTGATCGAAGAGCGCTTTCCTATGTGGATTAGTCGTCATCCTGGTGATTTTGCAACCCACCTCCGCCGTAGCGGCCACTATGCTAGAGGTGCCCGTTACTTTGAGCTGTCTGCACGGGAAGCCTTAAAAGTGAGTGCTAATCGCACTGCTTTGCGCATGGCAGATTTTGGCTTAGCCAGTCTGAGACACGTTGAGCATGAAGTTGAACGTGAAGTGAGTCTGCTCACTGTGCGCGGTCAGGCGGCGTTTGCCCTGGAGGGGCATGGTTCGCCTACTGCTCATGAAAGCTTTGTGCGAGCACGAGAGCTGCTGCGGCAATCAAGCAGTGAAAGCACGGAAGACCCAGAAGATCTTGAGCAAATCTTCTTGGTCAAGTGGGGGCTATGGGTTGGGCGTAGCCAACGCTATGCGCACGCTGATGCCTTTGCATTAGCATCGACCCTGGCAGATATTGCAGGGCGCTTAGAGGACCCGCGTTATCAGAGATTAGCTGACTATGCGAGAGCGCATTGCGAATACTGGGCTGGCAGCATACAACAAGCACATGACCATTTGGATGAAATTGATCCGCTCAACGCCCCAATGATGATTGAATGGCTGCCATTCTCTGATCACCCACAAGTAACCGCTGCTTGTTTTCAAGGTTGGGCGCTCTGTCTGCGTGGTGATTATCAGCGTGCAGAGCGACATGTCTCTTCTGCCATTCGATTAGCAGAGAAAATTGGTCATCCTGGCACGCTTGCTATGGCATTAATGTTTGCGGCTGCTTTATATCGCCAACTAGGCCATGTGCACTTAGCGGCAAGACACGCGGAGCGTGCGGCGGCAATGACGGGCACGCCCGACTTGCAGCTTTGGCAGATTTCAGCCCAAGGCATTCTTGGCTGGCAGAGAGCACTTGCGGGTGATCAGACGGGCTTAGTCCAGCTGCGACATAGCCTTGATCAAATGGCAGAGCTGAACGGACGGGATCGCTATCAACGCCCAGTTTTATGGTATTCCGATGCGTGCATTGAGTTGGGTGAGCTTAAGGCAGCAGAGGATTACCTGGATCAATGTCTTGTTATTGCTAAAGAGCGCACAACGCTTTTTCTACCTGAGTTAGCAACTCAGCTTGCCAAAGTGCGTGATTTGCTTGGGCACCCCGCCAATGAAGTGAAAGCGCTAACTGAAATGGCTATTAATCAGGCCAGGGAGCATGGAAATCGGCATCAGGAGCTGGCGGCACTTGAACTTTGGTTAACGCGCATTGCGCCAAGCGACCTTCAGGCAAAAGAAGCATTTAGGCGCTTATTGAGCGAAGTGAGTCACAGCGATGCACCAGTACTGGTCCGTTGGGTTAGTCTGCTTGATAGGCGTTTGCCTCACGCGGTAAGTGTGGAAAACGAAATCTGA